The following is a genomic window from Thermodesulfatator atlanticus DSM 21156.
GCTCATGCTTAGGGGGGATGCTATGACCCTTGATGACCTGCGTACCGGAGAAGAGGGAGAGATTGTAAGCATTAAGGTCAATGGGCCTTTAAAAATCCGCCTAATGGAGCTTGGTTTTGTCCCCGGAGCCAGGGTCAAGGTG
Proteins encoded in this region:
- a CDS encoding FeoA family protein, giving the protein MTLDDLRTGEEGEIVSIKVNGPLKIRLMELGFVPGARVKVVRYAPLKDPVEYEIKGYHISLRHEEAAQIQVKKLPS